The Tachyglossus aculeatus isolate mTacAcu1 chromosome 7, mTacAcu1.pri, whole genome shotgun sequence genome includes a region encoding these proteins:
- the S100B gene encoding protein S100-B — translation MTMSDLEKAMITIIETFHNYSGREGDKFKLKKSELKELINNELTQFLGEIKEQETVDKVMDTLDADGDAQCDFQEFVVFISMITAACHEFFILE, via the exons ATGACAATGTCTGATCTGGAAAAGGCTATGATAACAATTATTGAAACTTTCCACAACTAttccgggagagagggggataaATTCAAGCTAAAGAAATCTGAATTAAAGGAGCTCATTAACAATGAACTCACCCAATTTCTAGGG GAAATTAAAGAACAGGAGACAGTGGACAAAGTCATGGACACACTGGACGCTGATGGAGATGCTCAGTGTGACTTCCAGGAATTTGTGGTCTTCATTTCAATGATCACCGCGGCGTGCCATGAGTTCTTCATACTGGAGTGA